In Myxococcales bacterium, the sequence CAAGCGCCGGTGCTCTTCACCATCGCCGAAGACCTCCGCAAGATGCAGGTCATCACGAAGGTCGCCGAGGGTGACGTCGGACGCCTCGCGCAGAACATGAACGCGTTTTTTACCGTCGACGCGTACCCCGGGCAGCGCTTCCGCGGCACGATCCAGCAGATCCGCAACGCGGCGACCACGGTGCAGAACGTGGTGACCTACGACGCGGTCATCGTCGTCGACAACGCCGATCTCAAACTCCGCCCCGGCATGACCGCCAACGTCACGGTCATCTACGCCGAGCGCGAGGACGTGCTCGCCGTGCCCAACGCGGCGCTGCGATTCCGTCCGCCGCCGTCGCTCATGCCGAGCGCCAGCGCCTCCAGCGCCGCCGCGGCGAGCGGTCGCCCTTCGCGGCGCCCCTCGGAAGACGGCACGCGCACCCTCTGGGTCTTGCGCGACGGCGCGCCCCAATCGACTACGGTGAAGACCGGTCTCACCGACGGCACGTCGACGGAGATCGTTGAGGGCGAGCTCAAGCCCGGCGACGCCGTGGTCGTGGAGGCCGCGAGCGCCGACGACAAGAAGGCCGCGCCGGCCGCACCGGGCGGGGCGGCTCCCGGTGGAGCCAATCCGTTCCGCAGGATGTTCTAGTGCTGCCTTTTACCTCCAAACGTTCCCACGACGGTCTGGCTTCCGAGCGACCGCTCAATTCGACGGAAGCGGTGGACTAGCGCATGCCGCTCATCGCCCTCGAGGCCATCACCAAGGTCTACGCGAGCGGTGACGCGGAGCTGCGCGCGCTCGACGGCGTGTCGCTCACGATCGACGCCGGCGAGTTCGTCGCCATCATGGGGTCGTCGGGTTCCGGCAAGTCGACGCTCATGAACATCTTGGGTTGCCTCGACCGGCCCACCAGCGGGCGCTACCTCCTGGCCGATCGCGACGTCTCCAAGCTCGACAAGAACGAGCTGGCCGAGGTGCGCAACCAGCTCCTCGGCTTTGTGTTCCAGAGCTTCAACTTGCTGGCGCGCACGAGCGCCGCCGAGAACGTCGAACTGCCGCTCGTCTACTCCGGCGTCACCGCCAAGGAGCGACGCGAGCGCGCAGCGGCGGCCCTCGAGAAGGTCGGCCTCGCGAACCGAAAGGGGCACCATCCCAATCAGCTCTCCGGTGGACAGCAGCAGCGCGTGGCCATCGCCCGCGCCCTCGTCTCGCAGCCGCGCCTGATCCTCGCCGACGAGCCCACGGGAAACCTCGACTCGAAGACGACCGTCGAGATCATGGCGCTGCTCCAATCGCTGGGGAAAAGTGGCATCACCATCGTCTTCGTAACCCACGAGCCCGACGTGGCGGCGTACGCGTCCCGCGTCATCGTCGTGCGCGACGGGCGCATTCAGAGCGACACCACGCAGGTGCCGTTGGAAGCCAAGGCGCGTCCCGCCGCGGCTGGCCCGGCGGAGGGAGAAAGCGTCGCATGAGCCCTCTTCAGACGCTGCGCGTGGCGGGGCGCGCGATCTTGCGCAACAAGCTCCGGTCGTTTCTCACCTGCCTCGGCATCATCATCGGCGTCGCGGCCGTGATCGCGATGATGGCCATCGGCGCCGGTGCCAAGGCGCGCGTGGAAGAGGCCTTCGCCGCCATGGGGACGAACCTCTTGATCGTGATGCCCGGCTCGTCGGGCGCCGGCGGCGTGCAGGGCGGCTTCGGCAGCCAGCCTACGCTCACGTGGGAGGACCTGGCGGCCATCCGCGGTGAGGTGTCGTCGGTCAAGGGAGCGGCTCCGTCGCTGCGAACGACGCTGTCGGTCGTCAGTGAGGAGCAGAACTGGACGACGAGCGTCACGGGGACTTCGCCCGACTACTTCGACATTCGCAAGTGGTCCGTCGCCCTCGGGACCGTGTTCTCACAGCCCGACGTCGACGGCGGGACCAAGGTGGTCGTGCTCGGGGGGACCGTCGCCGACAAACTCTTCGGACCTAGCTCGAATCCCGTCGGACAAACGGTGCGAATCCAGAACGCGCCCTTCTCGGTCGTCGGCGTCCTCGCCAAGAAGGGCCAGTCCCCATGGGGCAAGACTACGACGACACGGTGTTCATCCCCGTGAGCACCTACGTCGCGAAGATTCAGAAGGGTGTCGGCAAGTTCCTTCAGGGCACCATCTTCATCGAGGCCGTCAGCAGCGCCGCAACGCCGCGCGCCGAGCAGGACGTGCGCGAGCTCTTGCGCCAGCGCCATCGGCTCGCGCAGGGCGTCGACGACGATTTTTCGCTACGCAACCTCAGCGAGATCGCGGGCGCCCAACAAGAGGGCACGAAGACCATGACGACGCTCCTCGCGAGCGTCGCCGCCGTATCGCTCCTCGTTGGCGGCATCGGGATCATGAACATCATGCTCGTCAGCGTCACTGAGCGGACGCGCGAGATCGGGATCCGCATGGCCGTTGGAGCCAAGCCGCGGCAGATCCTCCTTCAGTTCTTGGTCGAGGCCCTGACGCTCGCCATCGCCGGAGGCATCTTGGGGGCCATGCTCGGCCTCGGTGTCGCCTCGTACCTCGCGTCGCGGTTCCAGTGGCCGATGCTCATCCAGCCCGAGGTCATCGTCGTGTCCTTCGGCTTCAGTGCCCTCGTCGGCGTAGGATTCGGCATCTATCCGGCTCGCAAGGCCGCAGCCCTCGACCCTATCGATGCACTTCGATACGAGTAGCGCGCGGTCGCGGGTTTCTGGCGGGCTCTCGCCGGGAATGCGTTCGAGAGTTGGTCCCTCGCCGTGGGGCCCGGTACCTTTGAAGCGTGGCCGATCCGCGTGAGCTAAGGACCCGGGTGGCGATGCAGGCGCTCGACTTCTCGGGCGCCTTCCGGTCGGTGGTGGGGCACCTCCGCTTACCACCCGGCGCCTACGTCCCCGACTTGATGGAACCCGAGGGCCTGTCGACCAGCGGCGGCAAGCAGGCGCTGCAGCGCATCCGCCTCGTCCCCTCGAACGACGGGTACCCGACGCTCGTCGTGGGCGGAGCCAACGTCAAGTCGGGTCGCGCCCAGCTTCGCTCGTACGACTACGTCGACGCAGCGCATCGGCAGCACTTCGGCAAGGCCGCGCCCCTCGACCGCAAGGCGTACAACGAGTTCCTCGAGTTGGTGAAGAACTACTTT encodes:
- a CDS encoding ABC transporter ATP-binding protein — protein: MPLIALEAITKVYASGDAELRALDGVSLTIDAGEFVAIMGSSGSGKSTLMNILGCLDRPTSGRYLLADRDVSKLDKNELAEVRNQLLGFVFQSFNLLARTSAAENVELPLVYSGVTAKERRERAAAALEKVGLANRKGHHPNQLSGGQQQRVAIARALVSQPRLILADEPTGNLDSKTTVEIMALLQSLGKSGITIVFVTHEPDVAAYASRVIVVRDGRIQSDTTQVPLEAKARPAAAGPAEGESVA
- a CDS encoding efflux RND transporter periplasmic adaptor subunit is translated as MKKSRILVYVIAVGLAAGGAFYGYKTIDRARATPDVQYRSQPAQKTRLVGKVTATGTLSALVTVQVGSQVSGRISALYADFNTQVKKGQVIAKLDPQLFQASSAQAQANALSARANEVKAKAQVIEAERQFERQKALHAQGLTTKTELDAAETNWNVAKAQVDVARAASEQARASLNQASVNLSYTTIASPIDGVVISRAVDVGQTVAASLQAPVLFTIAEDLRKMQVITKVAEGDVGRLAQNMNAFFTVDAYPGQRFRGTIQQIRNAATTVQNVVTYDAVIVVDNADLKLRPGMTANVTVIYAEREDVLAVPNAALRFRPPPSLMPSASASSAAAASGRPSRRPSEDGTRTLWVLRDGAPQSTTVKTGLTDGTSTEIVEGELKPGDAVVVEAASADDKKAAPAAPGGAAPGGANPFRRMF